In a single window of the Drosophila subpulchrella strain 33 F10 #4 breed RU33 chromosome X, RU_Dsub_v1.1 Primary Assembly, whole genome shotgun sequence genome:
- the LOC119557300 gene encoding uncharacterized protein LOC119557300, which yields MWSPQKGPTRLWDLKFSSCIFILHLMFSLVIAGNELWPMERPDGMPNIVSLEVMCGKDHMDVHLTFSHPFEGIVSSKGQHSDPRCVYVPPSTGKTFFSFRISYSRCGTKPDLNGQFYENTVVVQYDKDLLEVWDEAKRLRCEWFNDYEKTASKPPMVIADLDVIQLDFRGDNVDCWMEIQHGKGPWAPPVSGIVPLGSTLTLVVAINDYRGEFDMRVKSCVASDGSGHVINLSDEFGCVLRPKMISRFLKARAPDERATVITYAFFHAFKFPDALSVHIKCKVEICRHGCLDHCQNTGGAGGGGSGESLGLGLGLTNANERKDVHMSDAMGSSSNDLLRDLALPPGGQHGMGMGMGMGMGMGPDHDIFYEDIIHDHKQTLGGGGGGGGGGGGLPAGGDYGHEKSVHLQPRPVHEDQEEADLSDLFGDEDLADLDMEGIEGERYLGLKKSGKFPHGPRQLEAQKRMGVPMAGPRSLEPHGQNDEDVPRPVYRPQAEALKKPREDHIDLDKEEEPEKGKEEAVAKEGQDKVGDKLAGEGGGAASKSRRRRSLVISDRKVRSADVGVSGLYDVISEADLAFSPDSKQEAVTVFQGKISEEVVYGICMPVPGFSILFIVVISATIVSALVAGSLLYRYQLQKEALDKQTPMPPVTGTLASWMTLRLFRLRHLQQQQQQQQQQQVRQPSSGHETVQ from the exons TTTAGTTTAGTCATAGCTGGTAATGAACTGTGGCCCATGGAGCGGCCAGACGGTATGCCCAATATTGTTTCGCTGGAGGTGATGTGCGGCAAGGATCATATGGATGTTCACCTCACCTTTTCGCACCCATTCGAGGGCATTGTCAGCTCCAAAG GACAACACAGCGATCCGCGCTGCGTTTACGTACCGCCCTCCACGGGCAAAACGTTCTTCTCCTTCCGCATCTCGTACTCCCGCTGCGGCACCAAGCCGGATCTCAACGGACAGTTCTACGAGAATACG GTGGTGGTCCAATACGACAAGGATCTGCTGGAGGTTTGGGATGAGGCCAAGCGATTGCGCTGCGAGTGGTTCAATGACTACGAGAAGACGGCCTCCAAGCCACCAATGGTCATAGCCGACCTCGATGTCATCCAGCTTGATTTCCGGG GTGACAATGTCGACTGTTGGATGGAGATTCAGCATGGCAAGGGGCCTTGGGCGCCTCCAGTGAGTGGTATCGTACCACTTGGCTCTACGTTGACCCTGGTGGTGGCCATCAATGACTATCGAG GCGAGTTCGACATGCGCGTTAAGTCCTGCGTGGCCTCCGATGGATCGGGCCATGTGATCAACCTGTCGGACGAGTTCGGTTGCGTGCTGCGACCCAAGATGATCTCCCGCTTCCTGAAGGCCCGTGCGCCCGACGAGAGGGCCACCGTGATCACCTACGCCTTCTTCCATGCCTTCAAGTTCCCGGACGCCCTGAGTGTGCACATCAAATGCAAGGTGGAGATCTGTCGCCACGGCTGCCTCGATCATTGCCAGAACACGGGCGGCGCAGGTGGAGGTGGATCCGGCGAGTCCCTGGGCCTGGGCCTGGGACTGACCAATGCCAATGAGCGCAAGGATGTCCACATGTCCGATGCGAtgggcagcagcagcaacgaTCTGCTCAGAGATCTGGCCCTGCCGCCTGGTGGTCAACATGGCATGGGCATGGGCATGGGAATGGGCATGGGCATGGGTCCAGATCACGATATCTTCTACGAGGACATCATTCACGATCACAAACAGACGctgggcggcggcggcggcggcggcggtggtggtggtggtctGCCAGCTGGCGGGGATTATGGGCATGAGAAGAGCGTTCATCTGCAGCCGCGACCGGTGCACGAGGATCAGGAGGAGGCCGATCTGTCGGATCTGTTTGGTGACGAGGATCTCGCCGACTTGGACATGGAGGGCATCGAGGGCGAGCGCTATTTGGGCCTAAAGAAGAGTGGCAAGTTCCCCCACGGTCCCAGGCAGTTGGAGGCCCAGAAACGCATGGGTGTTCCGATGGCGGGACCCCGTTCGCTGGAGCCCCATGGCCAAAATGATGAGGATGTGCCCAGACCGGTGTACAGGCCACAGGCGGAGGCGTTGAAGAAGCCACGCGAGGATCACATCGATTTGGACAAGGAAGAGGAGCCGGAGAAGGGGAAGGAGGAGGCGGTGGCGAAGGAGGGGCAGGATAAGGTTGGAGATAAGCTGGCTGGCGAAGGAGGAGGAGCTGCCTCCAAGAGCCGTCGCCGCCGATCCCTGGTCATTTCCGATCGCAAGGTGCGCAGCGCCGACGTGGGCGTCAGTGGGCTGTACGATGTCATATCCGAGGCGGACCTGGCCTTCTCGCCGGACTCCAAACAGGAGGCGGTCACCGTGTTCCAGGGCAAGATCAGCGAGGAGGTGGTCTACGGCATTTGCATGCCGGTGCCGGGCTTCAGTATCCTCTTCATCGTGGTCATTTCGGCGACGATTGTTTCCGCTCTGGTGGCCGGATCCCTGCTATATCGCTATCAGCTGCAGAAGGAGGCGCTGGACAAGCAGACGCCCATGCCGCCGGTCACCGGAACCCTGGCCTCCTGGATGACCCTGCGGCTCTTCCGCCTCCGAcacctgcagcagcagcagcaacaacagcagcagcaacaagtGAGGCAGCCGAGCTCAGGACACGAAACAGTCCAGTGA